The DNA sequence AGGTTGGCGTGGCAGACCAGCTCCCGGTGGGTCTCGGCCAGCCGCCCGAACGGGCAGTTGCGCAGCCGGAGCACGCCGGAGTCCTCGTAGGGCTCGTAGCCGCGCTCGGCCAGCAGCGAGCGGACGGTGGCGTGGTCGCGCCCTCCGGCGCCGACCTGGGCGCCGAGGGCGCGGGCCGCCCGCTGCAGCGCGGCCCGGGACCCGCCCGACGGGTCCGCCTCGACGGCGTAGGCGAGCAGGCCGGCGATCAGCTCGAAGTCCCGGGCGGGCAGGGCGACCTCGACCGGGGTGGCGGACCGGAGGTACAGCTTGGCCGTCCGGCCCGCCCCGGGGCCCGCGCCGCCCGGTGCGCCGCTCGAAGCGGGTGTCCAGGAGCCCGGCGTCGACCAGCTTGTCCAGGTGGTAGGCGGCCAGGGCCCGGGAGACCCCGACCGCGGCCGCCGCCTCGTCCCGCCCAACGCCGCCGTCGCGGCCGGTGACGCAGGAGTACAGCTCCCGCCGCAGCGGGTCGCCGAGGCTGGCCAGGGCGGCCAGCCGCTGGTCGAGGTCGGGCTGAGCCATGCGGCAATTCTAAGACAAGGGGATCTTGACCGATGGTCGGTCCTGTCCGGCGCCGTCCTGCTGTCGCTCGCCTCGCCCGCCGTGGCCACGAGCTGGCTTCCCC is a window from the Actinomycetota bacterium genome containing:
- a CDS encoding winged helix-turn-helix domain-containing protein, coding for MAQPDLDQRLAALASLGDPLRRELYSCVTGRDGGVGRDEAAAAVGVSRALAAYHLDKLVDAGLLDTRFERRTGRRGPRGGPDGQAVPPVRHPGRGRPARPGLRADRRPARLRRRGGPVGRVPGRAAAGGPRPRRPGRRRRARPRHRPLAAGRARLRALRGLRRAPAAQLPVRAAGRDPPGAGLPRQPGLHGGAPPGPPARRPAGGAGAPAGALLRRLRLTGGGAVRVR